A DNA window from Rhineura floridana isolate rRhiFlo1 chromosome 11, rRhiFlo1.hap2, whole genome shotgun sequence contains the following coding sequences:
- the LOC133367518 gene encoding galactoside alpha-(1,2)-fucosyltransferase 2-like codes for MNLSEKHFFSQPALLFFLYLCILMSLSTFLHLYNKMPNQWWRVNMKDTSNFLFTGLPVFLTNSSSSSSSFSNTTHNSSSSPSKITDSGIWTVNSIGRLGNQMGEYATLYALAKINNHQAYILPAMHQYLAPIFQISLPVIHAEVAKKIHWKNYNLHDWMSENYNHIQGKYVRLTGYPCSYTFYHHIRQEILQEFTFHDHVKEEANQYLQELRGKRQEVTYVGVHVRRGDYVRVMPNIWKGVVADRGYLEKAMNYFREKYLNPIFVVASNGMEWCKQNINASKGDVYFAGDGRESSPGRDFALLAHCNHTIMTIGTFGIWAGYLVGGETVYLANYTLPDSPFLKVFKPSAAFLPEWIGIPADLSPLLSKQPAEVQKP; via the coding sequence ATGAATCTCTCAGAAAAACATTTCTTCAGCCAACCTGCCCTCTTATTCTTCCTATACTTATGTATACTTATGTCCCTCTCCACCTTCTTGCACCTGTACAACAAGATGCCAAACCAGTGGTGGAGGGTCAATATGAAGGACACATCCAATTTCCTATTTACGGGACTGCCTGTTTTCCTCACCAACTCCTCCAGTTCTTCCAGCTCATTCTCTAACACTACCCATAATTCATCCAGTTCACCCTCTAAGATTACAGATAGTGGTATATGGACGGTGAACTCCATTGGCCGCTTGGGGAACCAGATGGGGGAATACGCCACCCTCTATGCCTTAGCCAAGATCAATAACCACCAAGCATACATCCTTCCTGCCATGCACCAGTACTTAGCACCAATATTCCAGATCTCTTTGCCTGTGATCCATGCTGAAGTGGCTAAAAAGATCCACTGGAAGAACTACAATCTGCATGATTGGATGTCAGAGAATTATAATCATATCCAAGGCAAATATGTCAGACTGACGGGCTACCCTTGTTCTTATACCTTTTATCACCACATCCGCCAAGAGATACTCCAGGAGTTCACCTTCCATGACCACGTAAAAGAAGAGGCCAATCAATACCTTCAGGAGCTGAGAGGGAAACGCCAGGAGGTGACATATGTTGGAGTGCATGTCCGGAGAGGGGATTATGTCAGGGTGATGCCCAATATCTGGAAAGGTGTTGTGGCTGACAGAGGCTATCTGGAGAAAGCCATGAACTACTTCAGAGAGAAATACCTCAATCCCATCTTTGTGGTGGCCAGCAATGGGATGGAGTGGTGCAAGCAAAACATTAATGCCTCCAAGGGGGATGTTTACTTTGCTGGGGATGGACGAGAGTCATCACCAGGGAGGGATTTTGCTCTCCTGGCTCATTGCAATCACACAATAATGACCATTGGCACTTTTGGCATCTGGGCTGGCTATCTGGTTGGTGGGGAGACTGTCTACTTGGCCAACTACACCCTTCCTGACTCTCCTTTCCTCAAGGTCTTCAAGCCCTCGGCAGCGTTCTTGCCTGAATGGATTGGGATCCCAGCAGACCTTTCCCCTCTGCTATCCAAGCAACCTGCTGAAGTCCAGAAGCCATAA